A genomic region of Alnus glutinosa chromosome 11, dhAlnGlut1.1, whole genome shotgun sequence contains the following coding sequences:
- the LOC133882639 gene encoding uncharacterized protein LOC133882639, translating to MSLLGILKFALKFLHVLAWPLFALGYPLCASIRAIESNSNWETQKLVTYWISFSLVSLFEHSFVNLLEWIQFWPHIKLMIICLLVIPYFDGSFYVYNHLVRPCLFINPQVIVDKFKKWMVLLHKRDHFLAEAERYIKENGPEALEKLIANELKTRKPNVDVEEIKAFAATEKKEVEWSPNKEPDTMQKDNEAVEVIEKKEVPAVKQMVQAEPSLDQTDNRTSATTEIIGPAVAVAAAREVPVIHVSKEVQKEWTCDICQLTTTSEKTMNIHLQGKKHKATYEAVKAKNQPNIVPASTAKKTCQPIEKPQKIESTNGLKGSTITNHDEKGQGQSKSVSSSTAKESDHPTKESPSKEPDTMQKDNEAVEVIEKKEVPAVKQMVQAEPSLDQTDNRTSATTEIKGPAVAVAAAREVPDIHVSKEVQKEWTCDICQLTTTSEKTMNIHLQGKKHKATYEALKAKNQPNIVPASTAKKTCQPIEKPQTIESTNGLKGSTITNHDEKGQGQSKSVSSSTAKESDHPTKEVPEKSVSNIGLKQKIIPTDEEKTQGQQKNAKTEAIGVKHSSFRCEICNISCTGDVNFASHLNGKKHLARVVAVDNMIGQSDP from the exons ATGAGTCTACTGGGTATTCTCAAATTTGCGCTGAAATTCCTTCACGTTCTTGCATG GCCTCTCTTTGCTTTGGGGTATCCTCt ATGTGCTTCGATCCGGGCAATTGAGAGTAATTCAAATTGGGAGACTCAGAAGTTGGTCACATATTGGATTTCCTTCTCTTTGGTTTCACTCTTTGAGCATTCTTTCGTGAACCTCCTTGAATG GATACAGTTCTGGCCTCATATTAAGTTAATGATCATCTGCTTGCTGGTTATACCTTACTTTGATGGTTCCTTTTACGTCTATAATCACCTTGTTCGTCCATGCCTCTTTATCAACCCCCAAGTTATTGTTGATAAATTCAAAAAGTGGATGGTGCTCTTACACAAGAGAGATCACTTTCTAGCTGAGGCAGAGAGATATATCAAAGAGAATGGACCTGAAGCTCTTGAGAAACTCATTGCTAATGAG ctTAAGACCAGAAAGCCTAATGTTGATGTGGAAGAGATCAAAGCTTTTGCAGctacagaaaagaaagaagtggAGTGG TCACCCAACAAAGAACCTGATACTATGCAGAAGGATAATGAAGCTGTGGAAGTAATAGAGAAGAAGGAAGTGCCCGCAGTCAAGCAG ATGGTTCAAGCAGAGCCTAGCCTTGATCAGACTGATAACAGAACATCAGCCACTACGGAGATTATAGGACCAGCTGTGGCAGTTGCAGCAGCCAGAGAAGTTCCTGTTATACACGTGTCTAAGGAAGTCCAGAAAGAGTGGACTTGTGATATCTGTCAGTTAACCACTACAAGCGAAAAAACTATGAATATACACCTTCAAGGGAAGAAACACAAGGCTACTTATGAGGCGGTGAAAGCAAAGAACCAGCCAAACATTGTCCCAGCTTCAACTGCAAAGAAAACTTGTCAGCCAATTGAGAAGCCACAAAAGATAGAATCCACAAACGGATTAAAAGGAAGCACTATTACAAATCATGACGAAAAAGGGCAAGGCCAGTCAAAGAGTGTCTCGTCTTCAACTGCAAAGGAATCTGATCATCCCACAAAAGAG TCACCCAGCAAAGAACCTGATACTATGCAGAAGGATAATGAAGCTGTGGAAGTAATAGAGAAGAAGGAAGTGCCCGCAGTCAAGCAG ATGGTTCAAGCAGAGCCTAGCCTTGATCAGACTGATAACAGAACATCAGCCACTACGGAGATTAAAGGACCAGCTGTGGCAGTTGCAGCAGCCAGAGAAGTTCCTGATATACACGTGTCTAAGGAAGTCCAGAAAGAGTGGACTTGTGATATCTGTCAGTTAACCACTACAAGCGAAAAAACTATGAATATACACCTTCAAGGGAAGAAACACAAGGCTACTTATGAGGCGCTGAAAGCAAAGAACCAGCCAAACATTGTCCCAGCTTCAACTGCAAAGAAAACTTGTCAGCCAATTGAGAAGCCACAAACGATAGAATCCACAAATGGATTAAAAGGAAGCACTATTACAAATCATGACGAAAAAGGGCAAGGCCAGTCAAAGAGTGTCTCGTCTTCAACTGCAAAGGAATCTGATCATCCCACAAAAGAGGTGCCAGAAAAGAGTGTGTCAAACATTGGATTGAAACAGAAAATTATCCCTACTGACGAGGAAAAAACTCAAGGCCAGCAAAAGAATGCGAAGACAGAAGCTATTGGTGTGAAGCATTCCAGTTTCAGGTGCGAAATCTGCAATATAAGCTGTACTGGAGATGTCAACTTTGCTTCTCACCTTAACGGGAAAAAGCACTTGGCTCGGGTTGTTGCAGTAGATAATATGATTGGACAGTCTGATCCATGA